One Gossypium hirsutum isolate 1008001.06 chromosome A11, Gossypium_hirsutum_v2.1, whole genome shotgun sequence genomic window carries:
- the LOC107892109 gene encoding uncharacterized protein produces the protein MGNIVANKNGVLYLLLHLLLLCFLVVGEFDLSGLNYTKFIRQASRLRLERIQKHLEKINKPPLITIQSPDGDIIDCVHKRKQPALDHPLLKNHKIQKVPPEMPKRLIQEEVRNSMSNEATIKGTPRQWQWQMWHSNGTRCPKGTVPIRRSSVHDVLRAKSLFHFGKKQRGFINPARRRADAPDIVSGNGHEHAIAYTGTTQEFYGARATINVWDPSIEEVKEFSLSQIWILSGSFDGSDLNSIEAGWQVSPELYGDNRPRLFTYWTTDSYEATGCYNLLCAGFVQTNSRIAIGASISPVSQYTANQYDITILIWKDPKLGNWWMGLGDNTLIGYWPAELFTHLADRATMVEWGGEVVNSRANGQHTSTQMGSGHFPEDGFGKSSYFRNLEVVDADNSLSSVRGISTLAENTNCYNIRSSYNKEWGTFFYYGGPGNNPRCS, from the exons ATGGGTAACATTGTAGCCAACAAAAATGGTGTTTtatatcttcttcttcatcttcttcttctttgtttccTTGTCGTGGGGGAATTTGATCTTTCAGGCCTAAACTACACAAAGTTTATCAGGCAAGCGAGTAGGTTGAGGCTTGAAAGAATTCAAAAACACTTGGAAAAGATTAATAAGCCTCCTCTCATCACCATTCAA agtCCAGATGGAGATATCATAGATTGTGTCCACAAAAGAAAACAGCCAGCTTTAGATCATCCTCttttaaaaaatcacaagattcag AAAGTTCCACCAGAGATGCCAAAAAGGTTGATACAAGAAGAGGTAAGAAATTCAATGAGCAATGAGGCAACTATAAAGGGTACTCCAAGGCAATGGCAATGGCAAATGTGGCATAGCAATGGGACAAGATGTCCCAAAGGAACGGTTCCCATACGGCGAAGCTCGGTGCATGATGTTTTGAGGGCCAAGTCTTTGTTCCATTTTGGCAAGAAACAACGTGGATTTATCAACCCTGCACGCCGCCGTGCCGATGCACCAGATATCGTTAGCGGCAACGGTCACGAA CATGCGATTGCATATACGGGAACAACCCAAGAATTCTATGGGGCGAGGGCAACTATAAACGTGTGGGACCCATCAATAGAAGAAGTCAAGGAGTTCAGTCTATCACAGATTTGGATTCTTTCCGGATCATTCGACGGCTCTGATCTCAACAGTATCGAAGCTGGATGGCAG GTCAGTCCGGAGCTTTATGGTGACAATAGGCCAAGATTGTTCACTTATTGGACG ACCGACTCCTATGAAGCAACTGGATGTTACAACCTTCTATGCGCAGGCTTCGTTCAAACAAATAGTAGAATTGCAATTGGGGCTTCTATTTCTCCTGTTTCTCAATATACTGCAAATCAATATGACATTACCATCCTCATTTGGAAG GATCCTAAACTAGGGAATTGGTGGATGGGATTAGGTGACAATACTTTGATAGGTTATTGGCCAGCGGAGCTATTTACTCACCTAGCAGACCGTGCAACCATGGTGGAATGGGGTGGTGAAGTGGTGAACTCGAGGGCCAATGGCCAACACACCTCAACTCAGATGGGCTCCGGTCATTTTCCCGAAGACGGGTTCGGAAAATCAAGCTATTTTCGGAACTTAGAGGTTGTTGATGCGGATAATAGCTTGAGTTCTGTTCGTGGCATATCAACCCTAGCTGAAAATACAAATTGTTACAACATCAGGAGCTCATATAACAAGGAATGGGGCACATTTTTTTACTATGGAGGGCCTGGGAATAACCCACGCTGCTCTTAG